Part of the Henckelia pumila isolate YLH828 chromosome 2, ASM3356847v2, whole genome shotgun sequence genome is shown below.
TGGAAGGCCTAAAACTACCTCGATCGGACCTGGATTGAAGCCAAAATTGAGAAAATTTGGAATGATCAGATTGACAGAAGGCACTGTAATAAAGCGGGTGAAgaaagtaattcattcaaggcATTTGAAGCCACCAATGAGAAGGCCATACCAGCATTGCTGTCTCGAGCAACCAACAAATGATTAGCAGAACATGATTTATCAAGCATGTTCGGTGCTATAGAATCATTTGGTGACAGTGATACCCTCGAACCCGAGAAACATAAATGTTTTGGAGCTTGGGGCTGAAATGAAGCGAAATGTGATAAAAATGTTTGTGATGGAGAAGAACTGGGGGGCTGATTAACTTGATGCATTTCTCGACGGTGAATTGCCAAACCTTCACGTTGGCATTTCTTTCGTCTCATGTTCCAGTAATTCTTAACCTCGTTGTCTGTTCTACCATGAAGCTATATACAAGAGAATAAATTAGAATGTTGAACCCTTTGGTACATCGATAATGAAAAAATAaccacaaaataaataaataaacaaccaAGCCAAATTAATAACTTGAGAAGCGATATAAGCCCATTTGTTTCCATGCTTCCCATGAAGCTCAAGAATAAGGTTTTCTTCCTCTGCAGAAAATGCACCTTTCTTCAGATTAGGCCTCAAATAATTGGCCCATCTGTTCCTACAGCTCTTCCCTGATTTATTTAGTCCAGTTATCTCTTGAATTGAGCCCCAATTTCCCTCACCATGAACTT
Proteins encoded:
- the LOC140880379 gene encoding transcription factor MYB34-like; this encodes MAFNGSGCSRSTSGTAECGLKKTPWTPEEDDILKEYVKVHGEGNWGSIQEITGLNKSGKSCRNRWANYLRPNLKKGAFSAEEENLILELHGKHGNKWAYIASQLHGRTDNEVKNYWNMRRKKCQREGLAIHRREMHQVNQPPSSSPSQTFLSHFASFQPQAPKHLCFSGSRVSLSPNDSIAPNMLDKSCSANHLLVARDSNAGPIEVVLGLPSMQSPWMVTSTREPFSSDNVIATPSNGAGDFEAMKSEIMIGPENQNSQDGFRFIDEELMKLLDFSLSAPLPEWDDLDPRPF